The Fragaria vesca subsp. vesca linkage group LG2, FraVesHawaii_1.0, whole genome shotgun sequence genome includes a window with the following:
- the LOC101298954 gene encoding G2/mitotic-specific cyclin-1-like, whose amino-acid sequence MIQQCPKESEDVTVTTLVPNASGVREYDQGTKKPSSSTVNPNGFVDCEIIDVEDSEDEDSDAVPMYVKHTEAMLDEIDRMEEDEESEDPIMDIDTSCMKDVLSVVKYIDDIYAHYRKTENQSCVSPSYMAQQPDINEKMRAILIDWLIEVHYKFELMDETLFLTINLIDRFLERQVVVRKKLQLVGVTAMLLACKYEEVSVPIVEDFVLISDKAYTREDVLGMEKSMVNKLQFNFSVPTPYVFMRRFLKAAQSDRKLELLSFFLIELCLVEYEMLKFPPSLLAAAAIYTAQCSLSKFKQWSKTCEWYTNYSEDELQECSRMMVTFHQKAETGRLTGVHRKYSTWKFGYAAKAEPAEFLLNP is encoded by the exons ATGATCCAGCAATGCCCAAAG GAATCTGAGGATGTGACTGTGACTACATTGGTTCCAAATGCTAGTGGTGTTAGGGAGTATGATCAGGGAACTAAGAAACCGAGCTCATCTACTGTCAATCCTAATGGTTTTGTGGACTGTGAGATCATAGATGTGGAGGATAGTGAGGATGAAGATTCTGATGCTGTGCCAATGTATGTGAAGCACACAGAAGCAATGCTAGATGAGATTGATAGGATG GAGGAGGATGAGGAATCGGAAGATCCTATTATGGATATCGACACCAGCTGCATGAAGGATGTACTCAGTGTTGTGAAGTATATAGATGACATCTATGCACACTACAGGAAAACTGAG AATCAAAGCTGTGTCTCTCCAAGTTACATGGCTCAGCAACCTGACATCAATGAGAAGATGAGGGCTATTCTTATTGACTGGCTCATTGAG GTCCACTACAAGTTTGAGCTTATGGATGAGACGTTATTCCTCACCATCAATCTTATAGACAGATTCTTAGAGCGCCAAGTGGTGGTCAGAAAGAAGCTTCAGCTGGTTGGAGTGACAGCCATGTTACTAGCCTGCAAGTATGAGGAGGTTTCTGTCCCAATCGTGGAGGATTTTGTTCTGATATCAGATAAGGCATATACAAGGGAAGATGTCCTTGGCATGGAGAAGTCAATGGTTAACAAGTTACAATTCAACTTTTCTGTTCCTACCCCATATGTGTTCATGAGGAGATTCCTGAAGGCTGCTCAGTCTGACAGAAAG CTTGAGCTTCTGTCCTTCTTCCTCATTGAGCTATGCTTAGTGGAGTACGAAATGCTAAAGTTTCCACCATCTCTGCTAGCTGCTGCAGCGATTTACACTGCTCAGTGTAGTCTTTCAAAGTTCAAGCAGTGGAGCAAAACCTGCGAGTGGTATACCAATTACTCAGAAGATGAACTTCA AGAATGCTCAAGGATGATGGTTACTTTCCATCAGAAGGCTGAAACCGGTAGGCTAACAGGAGTGCATAGGAAATACAGTACTTGGAAGTTTGGCTATGCTGCTAAAGCTGAACCAGCTGAGTTCCTCCTGAATCCCTGA